A region of the Pseudarthrobacter phenanthrenivorans Sphe3 genome:
CGCTGCCGTCACGCTGACCGGCGGGAAACCGGTGCACTACATCTGCGACGAGGCTGAGAACTGGTGGCCGGACATGGCGGACGTCGAGGCCAAAATCACCGGCCGCACCAAGGGGATTGTCATCATCAATCCCAACAATCCCACCGGCGCTGTTTATCCCCGCCACATCCTGGAGCAGTTTGCCGAGCTGGCGAGGAAACACCACCTGGTCCTGTTCTCCGACGAGATTTACGAGAAGGTGCTCTACGGGGACGCCCAGCACATCCACACCGCCTCCGTGGCCGAGGACGTCTGCTGCCTGACCTTCAGCGGCCTGTCCAAGGCCTACCGGATGCCCGGTTACCGTGCCGGCTGGGTGGCGGTGACCGGACCCCTGGCCGCCACCGCGGCCTACCGCGAAGGGCTGGAACTGCTCGCCTCGCTCCGCTTGTGTCCCAACGTTCCCGCCCAGCACGCCATCCAGACCTGCCTTGGCGGCTACCAGAGCATCGAGGCGCTGGTGCGGCCCGGCGGCCGGCTCCGCGAACAGCGGGACCTTGCCTACCAGCTCCTGACGGAGATTCCCGGCGTGACCTGCGTGCCCGCGTCCGGGGCGATGTACCTGTTTCCCCGGCTGGATCCGGAGCTCTACCCCATCACCAGCGACGAGCAGTTCGTCCTGGCCCTGCTGCAGGACCAGAAGATCCTCGTCTCGCACGGATCGGCGTTCAACTGGCCCGCGCCGGACCACTTCCGCTTCGTCATCCTTCCATCCGTCCTGGACATCCGGGAGGCAGTCCGCCGGATCTCCACCTTCCTGGCGGCCTACCGCAGCAGCATGGAGCTGCGCTAGGAAACAGGTCCGGCGTGAAGAACTAACCCGGGCCTAACCGCGGGGAAACGCGGCCGCAACAATGGGTGGGCACACTGGATTC
Encoded here:
- a CDS encoding pyridoxal phosphate-dependent aminotransferase, with translation MRPMQHSSKLQNVRYELRGPILQAAKAMEAEGHRILKMNLGDTAPFGLETPESVVVDMIHHLRGAQGYSDSKGIFTARTAISQYYQTRGLMQIGVEDIFIGNGVSELISMCLQAFMEDGDEILVPAPDYPLWTAAVTLTGGKPVHYICDEAENWWPDMADVEAKITGRTKGIVIINPNNPTGAVYPRHILEQFAELARKHHLVLFSDEIYEKVLYGDAQHIHTASVAEDVCCLTFSGLSKAYRMPGYRAGWVAVTGPLAATAAYREGLELLASLRLCPNVPAQHAIQTCLGGYQSIEALVRPGGRLREQRDLAYQLLTEIPGVTCVPASGAMYLFPRLDPELYPITSDEQFVLALLQDQKILVSHGSAFNWPAPDHFRFVILPSVLDIREAVRRISTFLAAYRSSMELR